The Pseudodesulfovibrio sp. zrk46 genome contains a region encoding:
- a CDS encoding DUF1566 domain-containing protein, protein MFRTLIFAATMIVALSSHAYGESYPIVDTGQEACFNKSRQIACPEPGQSFNGQDAQFKGNKARYLDNGDGTVTDLVTGLMWVRERGMKMSWNAAVDGAKECRVGGYDDWRAPTIKELYSLINFNGWGQPTEQNAIPYLDTRYFDFEYGDTRRGERLIDCQDWSATQYVSTTMGGSATAFGVNFADGRIKGYPINGRGKQGRKYMRYVRGNPLYGKNSFEANGSTVMDKATGLTWQKRDSGTPMNWESALSYCDNLNLGGHKDWRLPNAKELQSIVDYTRSPQTSRSAAIDPKFMVSDPESYFWTSTTHLDGPKPDRAVYVAFGRAMGYFAPPRSNASKRFLDVHGAGAQRSDPKSGDPSRFSQGHGPQGDDIRIDNYVRCVRGGTAVYYQPLFKRIPTWKGGGNPGSYGSNTRQQDFNMPRHGGQQGMSMQVGGRGPQGGGRQGGGRMGPPPEAYEACSGVSNSGECSFQSPHGTVTGLCQNMGSGTVCVPEGGPPR, encoded by the coding sequence ATGTTTCGAACACTGATTTTTGCCGCGACGATGATTGTGGCGCTGAGCAGCCATGCTTATGGAGAGTCCTATCCCATCGTGGATACCGGGCAGGAAGCCTGTTTCAACAAATCCCGCCAGATCGCATGCCCGGAGCCGGGGCAATCGTTCAACGGGCAGGATGCCCAATTCAAGGGCAACAAGGCCCGCTATCTGGACAACGGCGACGGCACCGTCACCGACCTCGTCACCGGCCTCATGTGGGTCAGGGAACGGGGCATGAAGATGTCGTGGAATGCAGCCGTGGACGGAGCCAAGGAATGCCGTGTAGGCGGCTATGACGACTGGCGCGCGCCCACCATCAAGGAGTTGTATTCTCTCATAAACTTCAATGGCTGGGGACAACCCACCGAACAGAACGCCATCCCCTATCTCGACACCCGCTACTTTGATTTCGAATACGGCGACACAAGACGGGGCGAACGTCTCATAGACTGTCAGGACTGGTCCGCCACCCAATATGTTTCCACGACCATGGGAGGTTCCGCCACCGCCTTTGGCGTGAACTTCGCGGACGGACGCATCAAGGGGTATCCCATCAACGGCCGGGGCAAGCAGGGCCGTAAATACATGCGCTACGTGCGCGGCAATCCCCTCTACGGCAAGAACTCATTTGAAGCCAACGGCAGCACGGTCATGGACAAGGCCACCGGCCTCACATGGCAAAAACGGGACAGCGGTACGCCCATGAACTGGGAGAGCGCCCTCTCCTATTGCGACAACCTGAATCTGGGCGGACACAAGGATTGGCGTCTGCCCAATGCCAAGGAATTGCAGTCCATCGTGGATTACACCCGCAGTCCTCAGACGAGCCGTTCCGCAGCCATTGATCCCAAGTTCATGGTCAGTGATCCCGAGTCCTATTTTTGGACCTCCACCACCCATCTCGATGGTCCCAAGCCAGACCGTGCAGTCTACGTCGCCTTTGGCCGGGCCATGGGCTATTTCGCGCCGCCCCGCTCCAATGCCTCCAAGCGTTTTCTCGATGTACACGGCGCGGGCGCCCAGCGCAGTGACCCCAAGTCCGGTGATCCGAGCCGTTTTTCCCAAGGCCATGGCCCGCAGGGGGACGACATTCGCATCGACAACTACGTGCGCTGTGTACGCGGCGGCACTGCCGTCTATTACCAGCCGCTTTTCAAGCGCATCCCCACATGGAAGGGAGGCGGCAATCCCGGTTCCTACGGCTCCAATACTCGTCAGCAGGATTTCAACATGCCGCGTCACGGAGGGCAGCAGGGCATGTCCATGCAGGTTGGTGGCAGAGGGCCACAGGGCGGAGGACGCCAAGGTGGAGGACGAATGGGACCGCCGCCCGAAGCCTATGAGGCCTGTTCCGGCGTCTCCAATAGCGGAGAATGTTCGTTCCAGTCGCCACACGGCACCGTCACCGGGCTCTGCCAAAACATGGGCAGCGGCACAGTCTGTGTGCCTGAAGGTGGGCCACCTCGATAG
- a CDS encoding diguanylate cyclase produces the protein MAKRGRRLTILVAQQEDYERESMVALLRKGTIDVLEAKDGKEALNLVRSVQPDILVTDVALEKVDGLELIRKGRESHSDLKVVVAFGPYSPRSLVRAVELGVDVFVSLPVDGRKLRAAVMKCAKEIATARRMAQADYSLRQLLDFFPSPAVLVDGYDVTYINRRLADYLGYTDYESMSELDMGVEDFIVKVNGETYDTHPTHWIRDIIEDQLDRDHMVHIENPRHPDSRPNAFGVTFNQFPGSDLRLFTFQDVSGLEDERAHLEDEASTDPLTKALNRRSFLRQLGQMAASGASFSLVMFDIDHFKSINDTYGHDVGDAVLREISQLVRDNVRENDTLARWGGEEFMVLSKSDMERAKRVAERLRHAVEIFSFTGVPRQITSSFGVALHEKGESADDLVKRADEALYEAKETGRNKVVVG, from the coding sequence GTGGCGAAGCGAGGAAGGCGTCTCACCATACTGGTTGCCCAGCAGGAGGACTATGAGCGCGAGAGCATGGTCGCCCTGCTGCGCAAGGGGACCATCGATGTTCTGGAGGCCAAGGACGGCAAGGAGGCGCTGAATCTGGTGCGCTCCGTACAGCCCGACATCCTGGTCACCGACGTTGCGCTTGAGAAGGTGGACGGGCTGGAGCTGATCAGGAAAGGGCGCGAGTCTCATTCCGATCTCAAGGTCGTCGTTGCTTTCGGTCCCTACTCTCCGCGTTCCCTCGTGCGGGCCGTGGAGCTTGGTGTGGACGTCTTCGTCAGCCTGCCCGTGGACGGCCGCAAGCTGCGCGCCGCAGTCATGAAGTGCGCCAAGGAGATCGCCACGGCCCGCCGCATGGCTCAGGCCGATTATTCCCTGCGCCAGTTGCTGGATTTCTTCCCGTCACCGGCCGTGTTGGTGGATGGCTACGACGTTACCTACATCAACCGCCGTCTGGCAGACTATCTTGGCTACACTGACTACGAAAGCATGAGCGAGCTGGACATGGGCGTGGAGGATTTCATCGTCAAGGTCAATGGCGAGACCTATGACACCCATCCGACCCACTGGATTCGGGACATCATCGAAGACCAGTTGGATCGCGATCACATGGTGCATATCGAGAATCCGCGTCATCCCGATTCTCGCCCCAACGCTTTCGGTGTGACTTTCAACCAGTTTCCCGGTTCCGATCTTCGTCTGTTCACCTTTCAGGATGTGTCCGGGCTGGAGGACGAGCGGGCGCATCTTGAGGACGAGGCTTCCACCGATCCGCTCACCAAGGCGCTCAACCGTCGCAGTTTTCTGCGTCAACTCGGTCAGATGGCTGCATCCGGGGCGTCCTTTTCCCTCGTCATGTTCGACATAGACCATTTCAAGTCCATCAACGACACCTACGGTCACGACGTGGGCGACGCGGTATTACGCGAAATTTCCCAGCTTGTGCGCGACAATGTTCGAGAGAACGATACCCTGGCCCGTTGGGGTGGCGAGGAGTTCATGGTGCTCTCCAAGTCCGATATGGAGCGCGCCAAGCGCGTGGCCGAGCGGCTTCGCCATGCTGTCGAGATCTTCTCCTTCACAGGTGTGCCGCGTCAGATAACGTCCAGTTTCGGTGTCGCACTACACGAGAAGGGCGAGTCCGCAGACGATCTCGTCAAGCGGGCCGACGAAGCGCTGTACGAAGCCAAGGAGACCGGAAGAAACAAGGTCGTCGTTGGGTAA
- a CDS encoding HAMP domain-containing sensor histidine kinase, with protein sequence MHHKSGGIIGAHFSSDEERHDYVAHRIEEKLTDYVDYDFTLLEVRALNIFFDLAQEVRGRDMFYAVCLMIPRVLFGLKATIYILEDQDTFVVGGTSGDKSVMEPTRTWDDELTDKVVYKDDRMFVPIRCNPEYANLLAFEPRNHIIGCFEMWPSSSLTEHQRLFLEKYVNRIGYQLHHRLIRSRNREHIRFIKSMVQDIGHNVIVPNMYFKLYFNRLKRRIEELHVSTEKVLISMGECGQQSCIDVGNELALTAASIESQYQEIYRHYEVTSMFLETLLRRRHFEEGRYVLMKREVNLRTGVLEPQVERCRQRFEEKNIEIGFALGGVPDQVIRLVMDPGLIAQVYANYFSNALKYTEEATLPDGRTGRFVSYGWQVLKDHFGPDKPGIKMWVVSTGRPLDLENPMDVFKPGFRADNVAKESGSGRGLYFVRQVVELHGGTVGYEHNEHGNEFSLILPFEQEENLE encoded by the coding sequence ATGCACCACAAGTCGGGCGGTATTATCGGAGCGCACTTTTCTTCGGACGAGGAGCGCCATGATTACGTGGCGCACCGCATCGAAGAGAAACTGACCGACTATGTAGATTACGACTTCACTCTCCTCGAAGTCCGCGCCCTGAACATCTTCTTTGACCTCGCCCAAGAGGTGCGCGGAAGGGATATGTTCTACGCCGTGTGCCTGATGATTCCCCGTGTGCTGTTCGGGCTGAAGGCAACCATCTATATTTTGGAAGACCAGGACACCTTTGTGGTGGGCGGCACGTCTGGTGACAAGAGCGTCATGGAGCCGACCCGCACATGGGACGATGAACTGACCGATAAGGTCGTCTACAAAGATGACCGTATGTTCGTGCCCATCCGGTGCAACCCGGAATACGCCAACCTGCTCGCCTTTGAGCCTCGGAACCATATCATAGGCTGTTTCGAGATGTGGCCTTCCTCTTCCCTGACCGAACACCAACGTCTGTTTCTTGAGAAATACGTCAACCGTATTGGCTACCAACTCCACCATCGCCTGATTCGCTCGCGGAACCGCGAACATATCCGGTTCATCAAGTCCATGGTTCAGGACATCGGCCACAATGTCATTGTTCCGAACATGTACTTCAAGCTCTATTTCAATCGTCTGAAACGGCGCATTGAAGAGCTGCACGTCTCCACCGAAAAGGTGCTCATATCCATGGGGGAATGTGGCCAACAATCCTGCATTGATGTGGGTAACGAGCTGGCGCTCACCGCTGCTTCCATCGAAAGCCAGTATCAGGAGATTTACCGTCACTACGAGGTCACCTCCATGTTCCTTGAGACGCTGCTGCGCCGCCGTCATTTCGAGGAGGGGCGCTACGTGCTCATGAAACGCGAGGTAAACCTGCGTACCGGTGTGTTGGAGCCGCAGGTGGAGCGTTGCCGTCAGCGTTTCGAGGAGAAGAATATTGAGATCGGTTTTGCCCTTGGTGGCGTGCCTGATCAGGTTATTCGTCTCGTCATGGACCCTGGCCTAATCGCGCAGGTCTACGCCAACTATTTTTCCAATGCCCTCAAGTATACCGAAGAGGCTACCCTGCCGGATGGCCGGACCGGACGCTTTGTCTCCTATGGCTGGCAGGTACTCAAGGATCACTTCGGGCCGGACAAACCCGGCATCAAGATGTGGGTTGTCTCAACCGGCAGGCCGCTTGATCTCGAGAACCCCATGGATGTGTTCAAGCCCGGTTTCCGGGCTGACAACGTGGCCAAGGAGAGCGGCTCGGGCCGAGGGCTCTACTTTGTCCGTCAGGTGGTGGAATTGCATGGTGGCACCGTTGGGTACGAACACAACGAACACGGCAATGAATTCTCGCTGATCCTGCCCTTTGAGCAGGAGGAAAACCTTGAGTGA
- a CDS encoding enoyl-ACP reductase: MLLKGKKALIFGVVNDRSIAYGIAKQFKEHGARLAFSYAVDPIKRRLDPICEELDGEFMFKCDVTSDEDIEAGVEKVKEQWGDVDILVHSIAYADREDLKGRFIDTSRKGYGVALDVSSYSLVALCRAYEQMLNPGGSVLTLSYYGAGKVVANYNAMGVAKAALEACVRYLSVDLGARGVRINSISAGPVKTMAAKGISGFSTILDKIEEKAPLHRNITIEDVGKCALYLASDLSTGTTGDVIFVDSGYNIMGV; the protein is encoded by the coding sequence ATGCTTCTGAAAGGAAAGAAAGCTCTCATATTCGGCGTGGTCAATGACCGCAGCATTGCCTACGGCATTGCCAAACAATTTAAAGAACACGGCGCGAGGCTGGCGTTCAGCTATGCCGTGGACCCCATCAAGCGGCGGCTCGATCCCATCTGCGAGGAGCTGGACGGCGAGTTCATGTTCAAATGCGACGTGACCAGCGACGAGGATATCGAAGCGGGCGTGGAGAAGGTCAAGGAACAGTGGGGCGACGTGGACATTCTGGTCCACTCCATCGCCTATGCTGACCGTGAAGACCTCAAGGGCCGCTTCATCGACACCAGCCGCAAAGGGTACGGCGTGGCGCTGGACGTGTCTTCCTACTCTCTGGTGGCTCTGTGCCGGGCTTACGAACAGATGCTCAACCCCGGCGGCTCGGTGCTTACCCTGTCCTACTACGGCGCGGGCAAGGTGGTGGCCAACTACAACGCCATGGGTGTGGCCAAGGCCGCGCTGGAAGCGTGTGTACGCTACCTGTCCGTGGATCTGGGCGCGCGCGGCGTGCGCATCAACTCCATCTCTGCCGGGCCGGTCAAGACCATGGCGGCCAAGGGCATCTCCGGCTTCTCCACCATTCTGGACAAGATCGAGGAGAAGGCGCCCCTGCATCGGAACATCACCATCGAGGATGTGGGTAAGTGTGCCCTGTATCTCGCCTCGGACCTGTCCACCGGCACCACGGGTGACGTGATCTTCGTGGATTCCGGCTACAACATCATGGGGGTCTAA
- a CDS encoding DUF362 domain-containing protein: MASKVYFWNLRASMKAPFHARMRSLLKAVGLNKEVAEGDLAAVKIHFGEQGTTGFLRPLWVKPILDFITECGGKPFLTDASTLYVGQRGEAVSHHMCAARHGWDPLVMGAPVIIADGLKGTAEEAVPINLKHIEDAYIARDIAEADLLISVNHFKGHELAGYGGALKNMGMGCASKKGKMHQHFSTGPVVRPENCVACEACLNVCKTEALYIDEETGKIALAPERCVGCGGCFVACRHEGLEVNWKIGVQEFLERMMEYTLGVVKTKDKPCLHVNFVMDVVPDCDCVGFTDAPVCPDIGILASFDPVAVDQASMDLVNDAPPLYPSQLPFGVMPGQSKFAAIHQHVPESMGLDYAEKIGLGSREYELIPMVKDEKKEE, from the coding sequence ATGGCATCCAAAGTATATTTCTGGAATCTCCGCGCTTCCATGAAGGCCCCGTTCCACGCGCGCATGCGCTCCCTGCTCAAGGCCGTCGGCCTGAACAAGGAGGTCGCCGAAGGCGATCTGGCCGCCGTCAAAATCCACTTCGGCGAGCAGGGCACCACCGGCTTTCTGCGCCCGCTCTGGGTGAAGCCCATCCTCGATTTCATCACCGAATGCGGTGGCAAGCCGTTCCTCACCGACGCCTCCACCCTCTATGTAGGCCAGCGCGGCGAGGCAGTCTCCCACCACATGTGTGCCGCCCGTCATGGCTGGGATCCGCTCGTCATGGGCGCGCCCGTCATCATCGCGGACGGGCTCAAGGGAACTGCCGAAGAAGCCGTCCCCATCAATCTCAAGCACATAGAAGACGCCTACATCGCCCGTGACATTGCCGAGGCCGACCTCCTCATCTCGGTCAACCATTTCAAAGGGCACGAGCTGGCCGGATACGGCGGCGCGCTCAAGAACATGGGCATGGGCTGCGCCAGCAAGAAGGGCAAGATGCACCAGCACTTTTCCACCGGCCCGGTGGTTCGCCCCGAGAACTGTGTCGCCTGCGAGGCGTGCCTCAACGTCTGCAAGACCGAAGCCCTCTACATCGACGAGGAAACCGGCAAGATCGCCCTCGCGCCCGAGCGTTGCGTCGGTTGCGGCGGCTGTTTCGTAGCCTGTCGTCACGAAGGTCTCGAAGTGAACTGGAAGATCGGTGTGCAAGAATTTCTCGAGCGCATGATGGAATACACCCTCGGTGTCGTCAAAACCAAGGACAAGCCGTGTCTGCACGTCAACTTCGTCATGGACGTCGTGCCCGACTGTGACTGTGTGGGCTTCACCGATGCGCCCGTCTGTCCGGACATCGGCATCCTCGCCTCCTTCGACCCCGTGGCCGTGGATCAGGCCTCCATGGATCTCGTCAACGATGCGCCGCCGCTCTATCCCAGTCAGCTGCCCTTCGGCGTCATGCCCGGTCAATCCAAGTTCGCCGCCATTCATCAGCACGTACCCGAGAGCATGGGCCTCGACTACGCCGAAAAGATCGGCCTCGGTTCCCGCGAATACGAACTGATCCCCATGGTGAAGGACGAGAAGAAGGAAGAATAA
- a CDS encoding TAXI family TRAP transporter solute-binding subunit, translated as MLKILKSHLLMSALVYGGAIITLAAALWIAWQYADPAPPTKVTIAAGSPTGAYFKYARQYAEYFAKQGIELEIIETNGSMDNLERMSAADSKVDAAFMQGGIATPEQHPDLRSLGSLYYEPLWVFYRKDLKVKKISDMKGLRIAIGPEGSGTNFVISRILSENGIEKDNTKLMEVGAATAIPALRKDEIDVLFLIAGVKSKVIETLSDPSDNIELMSFDRAEAYSRSHHYLQRLILPHGALDLANDLPSKDISMLAPTANLVVRDDIHAAIKYLFLLAAADIHMKGDIFAMPGTFPNNKGLLFPLTDEAASFYKNGAPFLMRFLPYALAVNLERLKILLIPLLTLLYPLFKVTPPAYRWQIRRRIFKWYKHLKELDIEAYDITTLEQAQNMRARLEELDRQVMETSVPLSYSDYIYSLRLHVHLIQDRLDKIDFDKKAEA; from the coding sequence ATGCTCAAGATACTGAAATCCCATCTGCTCATGTCTGCGCTTGTATACGGCGGCGCAATCATCACCCTTGCGGCCGCTCTGTGGATCGCGTGGCAATACGCTGATCCGGCACCGCCCACCAAGGTGACCATTGCTGCTGGCAGCCCCACGGGTGCATATTTTAAATATGCCCGCCAATATGCCGAATACTTCGCAAAACAGGGCATCGAGCTGGAAATCATCGAGACCAATGGGTCCATGGATAATCTGGAACGCATGAGCGCAGCGGACTCCAAGGTAGACGCGGCCTTCATGCAGGGCGGCATCGCCACGCCGGAACAACACCCCGACCTGCGCAGCCTTGGATCACTCTACTATGAACCGCTGTGGGTCTTCTATCGAAAAGACCTCAAGGTGAAGAAAATTTCGGACATGAAAGGTCTGCGCATCGCCATCGGGCCGGAAGGCAGCGGTACCAACTTTGTCATCTCCCGTATCCTTTCCGAGAACGGCATTGAAAAAGACAACACCAAGCTCATGGAAGTGGGTGCAGCCACCGCCATTCCCGCGTTACGCAAAGATGAAATCGACGTGCTGTTCCTCATCGCCGGGGTCAAATCCAAGGTCATTGAAACGCTGAGCGACCCGTCGGACAATATCGAGCTGATGTCCTTTGACCGCGCCGAGGCGTACTCTAGGTCCCATCATTATCTCCAGCGGCTCATCCTGCCGCATGGCGCCCTGGATCTGGCCAATGACCTGCCATCCAAGGACATCAGCATGCTCGCGCCCACGGCCAACCTCGTGGTGCGGGACGATATCCACGCTGCCATCAAGTACCTCTTTCTGCTGGCCGCAGCGGATATCCACATGAAGGGCGACATCTTCGCCATGCCGGGAACATTCCCTAACAACAAAGGGTTGCTCTTCCCGCTCACCGACGAAGCCGCCAGCTTCTACAAGAACGGCGCGCCGTTCCTGATGCGTTTCCTGCCCTATGCGCTGGCCGTCAATCTGGAACGCCTCAAGATTCTGCTCATCCCGCTGCTGACTTTGCTCTATCCGCTCTTCAAGGTAACACCACCCGCCTACCGCTGGCAGATCCGCCGCCGTATCTTCAAGTGGTACAAGCACCTCAAGGAGCTCGACATCGAGGCATACGACATCACCACGCTGGAGCAGGCCCAGAATATGCGGGCCCGTCTGGAGGAGTTGGATCGACAAGTCATGGAGACCTCGGTGCCACTGTCCTATTCGGACTACATCTACTCCCTGCGCCTGCACGTCCATCTCATTCAGGACCGCCTGGACAAGATTGATTTCGACAAAAAAGCCGAGGCCTAA
- a CDS encoding AI-2E family transporter, translated as MIAPDKPYTFDSVVRMLMGTGFVIGLIWLLGYLSSALIPFVSALLLAYLLNPITAFLEEKLHSRMLAVLLTVLLVIGAATGIVMTILPMMGAEFASMGRVLRDLATNQEYAARVKAHLPPDLWDWIRQAINNKDIQDLFTSDGAATVAKGVFDKIMPGIKGVLRGTASFLGGFLTLGIILLYLVFLLADFGKIQKGWQDYIPGQYREGIVDFIEEFEHTMSRYFRSQVTIALIVGVLLSIGFLIIGLPMALVMGMLIGVLNIAPYLGTIGIIPAIFLGGLGGIETGTSPWMGMLLTLVVVCAVQIIQDGFLVPKIQGESLGLSPWMILLALSVWGKLLGFLGLLIALPMTCLCLSYYRRMLVKREAQMAQRSG; from the coding sequence ATGATCGCACCTGACAAGCCATATACTTTTGACAGCGTTGTCCGCATGCTCATGGGGACCGGATTCGTCATCGGACTGATCTGGCTGCTGGGCTACCTGTCCAGCGCCCTGATTCCGTTCGTGTCTGCCCTGCTGCTCGCGTACCTGCTCAATCCCATTACGGCTTTTCTGGAAGAAAAACTGCACAGCCGTATGCTGGCGGTGCTGCTGACCGTGTTGCTGGTGATCGGAGCGGCCACAGGCATCGTCATGACCATTCTCCCCATGATGGGCGCGGAGTTCGCCTCCATGGGCCGGGTGCTGCGCGACCTCGCTACCAATCAGGAATATGCGGCGCGGGTCAAAGCGCATCTGCCGCCGGACCTGTGGGACTGGATTCGTCAGGCCATAAACAACAAGGATATTCAGGACCTCTTCACCAGTGATGGCGCGGCAACCGTGGCCAAGGGCGTATTCGACAAGATCATGCCCGGCATCAAGGGCGTGCTGCGCGGCACGGCATCCTTTTTGGGCGGCTTCCTGACACTGGGTATCATCCTGCTCTATCTGGTCTTCCTGCTGGCCGACTTCGGCAAGATCCAGAAAGGCTGGCAGGACTACATCCCCGGTCAGTACCGCGAAGGTATCGTTGATTTCATTGAAGAATTCGAACACACCATGAGCCGCTACTTCCGCAGCCAGGTGACCATAGCCCTGATCGTGGGTGTGCTGCTCTCCATCGGATTTCTGATCATCGGCCTGCCCATGGCGCTGGTCATGGGAATGCTCATCGGCGTGTTGAACATCGCACCGTATCTCGGCACCATTGGCATCATCCCGGCCATCTTCCTCGGTGGCCTTGGCGGCATCGAGACCGGTACGTCTCCGTGGATGGGCATGCTGCTCACCCTTGTGGTGGTCTGCGCGGTGCAGATCATTCAGGACGGCTTCCTCGTCCCCAAGATTCAGGGCGAAAGCCTCGGCCTGTCTCCGTGGATGATCCTTTTGGCCCTGTCCGTCTGGGGCAAGCTGCTCGGCTTCCTCGGTCTGCTCATCGCCCTGCCCATGACCTGCCTCTGTCTGTCGTACTACCGACGCATGCTGGTCAAGAGAGAGGCGCAGATGGCGCAACGATCAGGATAG
- the chrA gene encoding chromate efflux transporter, whose amino-acid sequence MQTPSLVQILIRFLRLGLTAFGGPAMVPYIRSMAVEREQWLSERSFKLGMSVAQAIPGATAMQMAAYVGLRARGGPGALVAYFGFGLPAFLLMLGLSALYFHAMDVPMIKAAFSGLQLIVVALIFHAAINFSRRYLDTLPTKLLACTAGIWLAMGGNPILALLTVCALAVFTFRAEQGGLPPTEHEHTVGRPMVAAVVFALLFFAFLILLWFVDPTLFNLGLLMAKIDCFAYGGGYVSVPIMLHEVVEVRGWLTSAQFMDGIALGQITPGPIVMTAAFVGYIVAGTLGATVAAITVFTPSLIFVCAATTFGDRIVASPLARRALKGSLVSLVGLMAAVAAQFAVATDWSPLRAFVAIAAFLALRMKLDVLWVVLGGAALSALVL is encoded by the coding sequence ATGCAGACGCCATCGCTTGTTCAGATACTCATACGTTTTCTCCGCCTCGGCCTGACCGCTTTTGGCGGCCCTGCCATGGTGCCGTATATAAGAAGCATGGCTGTGGAGCGTGAACAATGGCTCTCGGAGCGCAGCTTCAAACTCGGCATGTCCGTGGCACAGGCCATCCCGGGCGCCACTGCCATGCAGATGGCGGCCTATGTGGGCCTGAGAGCACGCGGTGGCCCGGGCGCATTGGTGGCGTACTTCGGCTTTGGCCTGCCTGCTTTTTTGCTCATGCTCGGACTGTCGGCCCTGTATTTCCACGCCATGGACGTGCCGATGATCAAGGCGGCCTTCTCAGGCCTGCAACTGATCGTGGTGGCACTCATCTTTCACGCGGCCATCAATTTTTCGCGCCGTTATCTGGACACACTCCCGACAAAATTACTGGCCTGCACCGCCGGTATCTGGCTGGCCATGGGCGGCAATCCGATCCTCGCCCTGCTGACCGTCTGCGCACTGGCCGTGTTCACCTTCCGCGCCGAACAGGGAGGATTGCCTCCGACAGAACATGAACACACTGTAGGCCGTCCCATGGTCGCGGCCGTGGTCTTCGCGCTACTGTTCTTCGCCTTTCTGATCCTGCTCTGGTTCGTTGATCCCACGCTCTTCAATCTCGGCCTTCTCATGGCCAAGATCGACTGCTTCGCCTATGGCGGCGGCTATGTTTCCGTGCCCATCATGCTGCATGAAGTGGTGGAAGTACGCGGCTGGCTGACCAGCGCCCAGTTCATGGACGGCATCGCGCTTGGTCAGATCACGCCCGGGCCCATCGTCATGACCGCTGCCTTCGTAGGCTACATCGTGGCCGGGACGCTCGGTGCCACCGTGGCCGCCATCACCGTCTTCACGCCGTCGCTCATTTTCGTCTGTGCCGCCACCACCTTCGGCGACCGGATCGTGGCCTCGCCATTGGCCCGCCGAGCACTCAAGGGCAGTCTCGTCTCTCTCGTCGGACTCATGGCCGCCGTGGCCGCGCAATTCGCCGTTGCCACAGACTGGTCGCCCCTGCGCGCCTTTGTCGCCATCGCCGCGTTTCTCGCGCTGCGCATGAAGCTCGACGTCCTCTGGGTCGTTCTGGGAGGAGCGGCTTTGAGTGCGCTGGTGTTGTAG